A window of Gasterosteus aculeatus chromosome 9, fGasAcu3.hap1.1, whole genome shotgun sequence contains these coding sequences:
- the LOC120824969 gene encoding von Willebrand factor A domain-containing protein 7 isoform X1 yields the protein MTYMLGTFLLTLVLSGPTWGFLSRSNGPDHVSISRMSLIQKVTETCRAVAEATGQDFKITGSSPVELVQACLDPTATGDVSGAKFKSALQEIYTQNGLVDRDFVNSAPHHFNSEAFLEGRGLIIEGLVAIKANIRKENFQAARETLGRVLHTLQDFYSHSNWVELGYTEPYINLIRPDLPLENLADVGTATCNDCASGKCPNSILPNILKEKKLTSGYMGILSADKPKGKCSHGGAGDLTSTAEPRGGINKDERRADNVAFHNAAVNVATAASLQLLEDIRLAAGDNNFLRMMGIARSSVVCFVIDTTGSMSDDIEAAREAVYEIIDSKKGTQDEPSEYILVPFNDPEFGPMIRTRDPEKMKSEINNLRASGGDDIPEMCLSGLMVALTGAPDSSNIYVFTDAVAKDIYLKDTVMALISSTKSTVSFFITNPVGRRRRSVGDNSFEDYKDLALASGGQAIEVSKSQLPQATDIILDTSTSALVTVLQRARNPGKQETFPFVLDESQKNITIYITAQSITFTLTNPAGVTQNHNEVSGKLGSINTVGNLWRIRLHADSMKGTWQINIISNQPYTLKVTGQSTITFIYDFVERFGGPHPGYAVLSGHPQAGQPAILMLSVIGRKGPSSVTIGDVSLVTVSGPETVRNSTITDMGNGDVLVTVDAVPEGEFVVSLKGTDKVSGSDFQRQSTTQMSVSKVNIKAVADKSMEPGKTFTLPFSVMTQGSGGQYSISARNDKNFPMSKPPSLTLITGQYANSSVTITPPAATASGNDVTVTLEAKSSSGADSNYIVLRFSVVTKITDFVPPLCEVVSVMADDCPRDVSQCDPFKWKLTATLSDGNGTGVESVSLRQGSGNLTTTLLSDPIIQANYTASCCSQIVEFVAVDTVGNVGKCYHSIITDFVPPLCEVVSVMADDCPRDVSQCDPFKWKLTATLSDGNGTGVESVSLRQGSGNLTTTLLSDPIIQANYTASCCSQIVEFVAVDTVGNVGKCYHSIITDFVPPLCEVVSVMADDCPRDVSQCDPFKWKLTATLSDGNGTGVESVSLRQGSGNLTTTLLSDPIIQANYTASCCSQIVEFVAVDTFGNVGKCYHSIVTDFVPPLCEVVSVMADDCPRDVSQCDPFKWKLTATLSDGNGTGVASVSLRQGSGNLTTTLLSDPIIQANYTASCCSQIVEFVAVDKFENVGKCYHSIVRSAGPPTLPASLPLCLCFLVSAFVLRF from the exons ATGACTTACATGCTGGGCACTTTCTTGCTGACTTTGGTCTTATCAGGGCCCACATGGGGCTTTCTCTCCCGGAGTAACGGTCCCGATCATGTCAGCATATCAAGAATGTCTCTAATTCAAAAAGTGACAGAGACATGTCGGGCGGTGGCTGAAGCAACTGGTCAAGATTTCAAAATCACG GGTTCGTCTCCTGTAGAGCTGGTCCAGGCATGTCTGGATCCCACAGCGACAGGAGACGTGTCTGGTGCCAAGTTTAAGTCTGCTCTTCAGGAGATCTACACCCAGAATGGACTAGTAGACCGCGACTTTGTCAACAG tgcTCCACACCACTTCAACTCAGAGGCCTTTCTAGAGGGACGTGGCCTGATCATCGAGGGCCTGGTGGCCATTAAGGCGAACATTCGCAAAGAGAACTTCCAAGCAGCCAGAGAAACACTGGGCCGTGTCCTTCATACACTTCAG GACTTCTACAGCCACAGTAACTGGGTGGAGCTGGGATATACCGAGCCATACATTAACCTCATACGCCCGGACCTTCCTCTGGAAAACCTGgcag ATGTCGGCACTGCCACCTGCAATGACTGTGCAAGTGGAAAGTGTCCAAATTCCATCCTGCCCAACattctgaaagagaaaaaactcACATCAGGTTACATGGGAATCCTATCAGCTGACAAGCCCAAAG GTAAATGTAGCCATGGAGGTGCAGGTGACCTGACGAGCACAGCAGAACCTCGTGGAGGCATCAACAAAGATGAGCGCCGCGCCGACAATGTGGCCTTCCACAACGCTGCAGTGAATGTAGCAACAGCCGCCagcctccagctgctggaggacatccGGTTAGCTGCAGGGGACAATAACTTCCTGAG AATGATGGGGATTGCTCGCTCATCTGtcgtttgttttgttattgacACCACTGGCAGTATGTCAGATGACATCGAGGCGGCCAGGGAGGCTGTTTACGAAATAATTGACAGCAAAAAAGGAACGCAGGACGAGCCATCAGAGTACATTCTGGTGCCATTCAATGACCCCG AGTTTGGACCTATGATTAGGACAAGAGACCCCGAAAAGATGAAAAGTGAGATCAATAACTTGAGGGCGTCTGGAGGTGATGATATCCCTGAGATGTGCTTGTCAGGACTTATG GTGGCTCTCACCGGTGCTCCTGACTCCTCCAACATCTACGTTTTCACCGATGCTGTTGCCAAAGACATTTATCTCAAGGACACTGTTATGGCTCTTATCAGTAGCACCAAATCAACG GTGTCATTCTTCATCACCAATCCCGTCGGGAGGCGCCGTCGTTCCGTGGGTGATAACTCCTTTGAAGACTACAAGGATCTGGCTTTGGCCTCTGGAGGCCAGGCCATCGAGGTGTCTAAGAGTCAGCTGCCTCAGGCCACAGATATCATTCTTGACACCTCCACTTCAGCTCTG GTGACAGTTCTTCAGCGAGCAAGGAACCCTGGGAAGCAGGAGACATTTCCCTTTGTGTTGGATGAATCTCAGAAAAATATCACAATCTACATCACAGCACAATCAATTACTTTCACGCTGACCAACCCGGCAG GTGTGACCCAGAACCATAATGAGGTCAGCGGTAAACTGGGGTCCATAAACACTGTGGGCAACCTGTGGAGAATTCGTCTCCACGCTGACAGCATGAAAGGGACCTGGCAGATCAACATCATTTCCAACCAACCATACACACTTAAAGTCACAG GTCAAAGTACTATTACTTTTATCTATGACTTTGTGGAGCGCTTCGGGGGACCTCACCCAGGTTACGCAGTCCTCAGTGGTCATCCACAAGCAG GCCAGCCGGCCATTCTGATGCTCTCAGTGATTGGTAGGAAAGGTCCATCCTCAGTGACCATAGGAGACGTTTCCCTAGTAACTGTATCTGGTCCTGAGACTGTTAGAAATAGCACAATCACTGACATGGGCAACGGGGACGTCCTGGTGACTGTCGACGCCGTCCCTGAGGGGGAGTTTGTGGTCAGCCTTAAAGGAACTGACAAAGTGTCAGGGAGCGATTTTCAGAGACAGTCTACCACCCAGATGTCCGTCTCCAAAGTGAATATCAAG GCTGTGGCAGACAAAAGTATGGAGCCAGGAAAAACCTTCACTCTCCCCTTCAGTGTCATGACCCAGGGATCTGGTGGTCAGTACTCCATCAGCGCCAGAAACGACAAGAACTTCCCCATGTCCAAGCCACCCAG TCTCACCTTGATAACTGGACAATATGCTAATTCCTCTGTAACCATCACACCACCTGCCGCAACAGCATCAGGCAATGATGTCACTGTGACTCTGGAAGCCAAGTCGTCCAGTGGTGCTGACTCCAACTACATCGTTTTGAGGTTCTCTGTTGTTACCAAA ATTACAGATTTTGTTCCGCCTTTGTGTGAGGTGGTCAGTGTGATGGCTGATGATTGCCCTCGCGACGTGTCTCAGTGTGACCCTTTCAAGTGGAAACTAACAGCCACCCTCTCAGACGGAAATGGCACCGGAGTAGAGAGCGTGTCCCTACGCCAGGGCAGTGGAAACCTCACAACCACCTTGCTGAGTGATCCCATCATTCAGGCCAACTACACAGCATCCTGCTGCTCACAGATTGTTGAGTTTGTAGCTGTAGATACAGTCGGAAATGTGGGCAAGTGCTATCACTCCATT ATTACAGATTTTGTTCCGCCTTTGTGTGAGGTGGTCAGTGTGATGGCTGATGATTGCCCTCGCGACGTGTCTCAGTGTGACCCTTTCAAGTGGAAACTAACAGCCACCCTCTCAGACGGAAATGGCACCGGAGTAGAGAGCGTGTCCCTACGCCAGGGCAGTGGAAACCTCACAACCACCTTGCTGAGTGATCCCATCATTCAGGCCAACTACACAGCATCCTGCTGCTCACAGATTGTTGAGTTTGTAGCTGTAGATACAGTCGGAAATGTGGGCAAGTGCTATCACTCCATT ATTACAGATTTTGTTCCACCTTTGTGTGAGGTGGTCAGTGTGATGGCTGATGATTGCCCTCGCGATGTGTCTCAGTGTGACCCTTTCAAGTGGAAACTTACAGCCACCCTCTCAGACGGAAATGGCACCGGAGTAGAGAGCGTGTCCCTACGCCAGGGCAGTGGAAACCTCACAACCACCTTGCTGAGTGATCCCATCATTCAGGCCAACTACACAGCATCCTGCTGCTCACAGATTGTTGAGTTTGTAGCTGTAGATACATTTGGAAATGTGGGCAAGTGCTATCACTCCATT GTTACAGATTTTGTTCCACCTTTGTGTGAGGTGGTCAGTGTGATGGCTGATGATTGCCCTCGCGATGTGTCTCAGTGTGACCCTTTCAAGTGGAAACTAACAGCCACCCTCTCAGACGGAAATGGCACCGGAGTAGCGAGCGTGTCCCTACGCCAGGGCAGTGGAAACCTCACAACCACCTTGCTGAGTGATCCCATCATTCAGGCCAACTACACAGCATCCTGCTGTTCACAGATTGTTGAGTTTGTAGCTGTAGATAAATTTGAAAATGTGGGCAAGTGCTATCACTCCATTGTACGCTCTGCAGGCCCTCCCACCTTACCTGCCTCGCTGCCactgtgtttgtgcttcctGGTGTCTGCCTTTGTTTTAAGGTTTTGA
- the LOC120824969 gene encoding von Willebrand factor A domain-containing protein 7 isoform X2, whose amino-acid sequence MMCAVSVLGVALLTVLSGHTVAFVPIGGGSPTHVSITGTALLQKVTETCRAVAEAAGHEFNPTGSSPEELVQACLGPTATGDVSGAKFHSALQEIYTQNGLVDRNFVTSAPHHFNSEAFLEGRGLIIEGLVAIKANIREENFQAARETLGRVLHTLQDFYSHSNWVELGYTEPYINLIRPDLPLENLAGISTATCSDCASGKCPNSILPNILKEKKLTSGYMGIFSAAKPKGKCSHGGAGDLTSTAEPRGGISKDERRADNVAFHNAAVNVATAASLQLLEDIRLAAGDNNFLRMMGIARSSVVCFVIDTTGSMSDDIEAARKAVYEIIDKKKGTQDEPSEYILVPFNDPDFGPMIRTTDADKMKREISLLRANGGGDTPEMCLSGLQVALTGAPDSSDIYVFTDAVAKDIYLKDTIMALISSTKSTVSFFLTSSGRRRRSLRASSFEDYKNLALASGGQAIEVSKSQLPQATDIILDTSTSALVTVLQRARNPGKQETFPFVLDESQKNITIYITAQSITFTLTNPAGVTQNHNEVSGKLGSINTVGNLWRIRLHADSMKGTWQINIISNQPYTLKVTGQSTITFIYDFVERFGGPHPGYAVLSGHPQAGQPAILMLSVIGRKGPSSVTLGDVSLVTVSGPETVRNSTITDMGNGDVLVTVDAVPEGEFVVSLKGTDKVSGSDFQRQSTTQMSVSKVNIKAVADKSMEPGKTFTLPFSVMTQGSGGQYSISARNDKNFPMSKPPSLTLITGQYANSSVTITPPAATASGNDVTVTLEAKSSSGADSNYIVLRFSVVTKITDFVPPLCEVVSVMADDCPRDVSQCDPFKWKLTATLSDGNGTGVESVSLRQGSGNLTTTLLSDPIIQANYTASCCSQIVEFVAVDTVGNVGKCYHSIITDFVPPLCEVVSVMADDCPRDVSQCDPFKWKLTATLSDGNGTGVESVSLRQGSGNLTTTLLSDPIIQANYTASCCSQIVEFVAVDTFGNVGKCYHSIVTDFVPPLCEVVSVMADDCPRDVSQCDPFKWKLTATLSDGNGTGVASVSLRQGSGNLTTTLLSDPIIQANYTASCCSQIVEFVAVDKFENVGKCYHSIVRSAGPPTLPASLPLCLCFLVSAFVLRF is encoded by the exons ATG ATGTGCGCGGTGTCGGTGCTGGGCGTCGCCCTGCTGACCGTCCTATCCGGACACACGGTCGCCTTCGTACCGATCGGCGGCGGGTCACCAACTCATGTCAGCATTACGGGAACGGCTCTCCTGCAGAAAGTGACGGAGACATGCCGGGCGGTGGCCGAGGCAGCCGGTCATGAGTTCAATCCCACG GGTTCGTCTCCTGAGGAGCTGGTCCAGGCATGTCTAGGTCCCACAGCAACGGGAGACGTGTCTGGTGCCAAGTTTCACTCTGCTCTCCAAGAGATCTACACCCAGAATGGACTGGTAGACCGCAACTTTGTCACCAG TGCTCCACACCACTTCAACTCAGAGGCCTTTCTAGAGGGACGTGGCCTGATCATCGAGGGCCTGGTGGCCATTAAGGCGAACATTCGCGAAGAGAACTTCCAAGCAGCCAGAGAAACACTGGGCCGTGTCCTTCATACACTTCAG GACTTCTACAGCCACAGTAACTGGGTGGAGCTGGGATATACCGAGCCATACATTAACCTCATACGCCCGGACCTTCCTCTGGAAAACCTGgcag GTATCAGCACTGCCACCTGCAGCGACTGTGCAAGTGGAAAGTGTCCCAATTCCATTCTGCCCAACAtcctaaaagaaaagaaactcacGTCAGGTTACATGGGAATCTTCTCAGCTGCCAAGCCCAAAG GTAAATGTAGCCATGGAGGTGCAGGTGACCTGACGAGCACAGCAGAACCTCGTGGAGGCATCAGCAAAGATGAGCGCCGCGCCGACAATGTGGCCTTCCACAACGCTGCAGTGAATGTAGCAACAGCCGCCagcctccagctgctggaggacatccGGTTAGCTGCAGGGGACAATAACTTCCTGAG AATGATGGGGATTGCTCGCTCATCTGtcgtttgttttgttattgacACCACTGGCAGTATGTCAGATGACATCGAGGCGGCCAGGAAGGCTGTTTACGAaataattgataaaaaaaaaggaacgcaGGACGAGCCATCAGAGTACATTCTGGTGCCATTCAATGACCCCG ATTTTGGACCTATGATCAGGACAACGGACGCTgataaaatgaaaagagaaatctCTCTGCTGAGAGCGAATGGAGGTGGTGATACCCCTGAGATGTGCCTGTCAGGACTTCAG GTGGCTCTCACCGGTGCTCCTGACTCCTCCGACATCTACGTTTTCACCGATGCTGTTGCCAAAGACATTTACCTCAAGGACACTATCATGGCTCTAATCAGTAGCACCAAATCAACG GTGTCATTCTTTCTAACCAGCTCCGGTAGGCGCCGTCGTTCCCTCCGTGCTAGTTCCTTTGAAGACTACAAGAACCTGGCTTTGGCCTCTGGAGGCCAGGCCATCGAGGTGTCTAAGAGTCAGCTGCCTCAGGCCACAGATATCATTCTTGACACCTCCACTTCAGCTCTG GTGACAGTTCTTCAGCGAGCAAGGAACCCTGGGAAGCAGGAGACATTTCCCTTTGTGTTGGATGAATCTCAGAAAAATATCACAATCTACATCACAGCACAATCAATTACTTTCACGCTGACCAACCCGGCAG GTGTGACCCAGAACCATAATGAGGTCAGCGGTAAACTGGGGTCCATAAACACTGTGGGCAACCTGTGGAGAATTCGTCTCCACGCTGACAGCATGAAAGGGACCTGGCAGATCAACATCATTTCCAACCAACCATACACACTTAAAGTCACAG GTCAAAGTACTATTACTTTTATCTATGACTTTGTGGAGCGCTTCGGGGGACCTCACCCAGGTTACGCAGTCCTCAGTGGTCATCCACAAGCAG GCCAGCCGGCCATTCTGATGCTCTCAGTGATTGGTAGGAAAGGTCCATCCTCAGTGACCTTAGGAGACGTTTCCCTAGTAACTGTATCTGGTCCTGAGACTGTTAGAAATAGCACAATCACTGACATGGGCAACGGGGACGTCCTGGTGACTGTCGACGCCGTCCCTGAGGGGGAGTTTGTGGTCAGCCTTAAAGGAACTGACAAAGTGTCAGGGAGCGATTTTCAGAGACAGTCTACCACCCAGATGTCCGTCTCCAAAGTGAATATCAAG GCTGTGGCAGACAAAAGTATGGAGCCAGGAAAAACCTTCACTCTCCCCTTCAGTGTCATGACCCAGGGATCTGGTGGTCAGTACTCCATCAGCGCCAGAAACGACAAGAACTTCCCCATGTCCAAGCCACCCAG TCTCACCTTGATAACTGGACAATATGCTAATTCCTCTGTAACCATCACACCACCTGCCGCAACAGCATCAGGCAATGATGTCACTGTGACTCTGGAAGCCAAGTCGTCCAGTGGTGCTGACTCCAACTACATCGTTTTGAGGTTCTCTGTTGTTACCAAA ATTACAGATTTTGTTCCGCCTTTGTGTGAGGTGGTCAGTGTGATGGCTGATGATTGCCCTCGCGACGTGTCTCAGTGTGACCCTTTCAAGTGGAAACTAACAGCCACCCTCTCAGACGGAAATGGCACCGGAGTAGAGAGCGTGTCCCTACGCCAGGGCAGTGGAAACCTCACAACCACCTTGCTGAGTGATCCCATCATTCAGGCCAACTACACAGCATCCTGCTGCTCACAGATTGTTGAGTTTGTAGCTGTAGATACAGTCGGAAATGTGGGCAAGTGCTATCACTCCATT ATTACAGATTTTGTTCCACCTTTGTGTGAGGTGGTCAGTGTGATGGCTGATGATTGCCCTCGCGATGTGTCTCAGTGTGACCCTTTCAAGTGGAAACTTACAGCCACCCTCTCAGACGGAAATGGCACCGGAGTAGAGAGCGTGTCCCTACGCCAGGGCAGTGGAAACCTCACAACCACCTTGCTGAGTGATCCCATCATTCAGGCCAACTACACAGCATCCTGCTGCTCACAGATTGTTGAGTTTGTAGCTGTAGATACATTTGGAAATGTGGGCAAGTGCTATCACTCCATT GTTACAGATTTTGTTCCACCTTTGTGTGAGGTGGTCAGTGTGATGGCTGATGATTGCCCTCGCGATGTGTCTCAGTGTGACCCTTTCAAGTGGAAACTAACAGCCACCCTCTCAGACGGAAATGGCACCGGAGTAGCGAGCGTGTCCCTACGCCAGGGCAGTGGAAACCTCACAACCACCTTGCTGAGTGATCCCATCATTCAGGCCAACTACACAGCATCCTGCTGTTCACAGATTGTTGAGTTTGTAGCTGTAGATAAATTTGAAAATGTGGGCAAGTGCTATCACTCCATTGTACGCTCTGCAGGCCCTCCCACCTTACCTGCCTCGCTGCCactgtgtttgtgcttcctGGTGTCTGCCTTTGTTTTAAGGTTTTGA
- the LOC120824969 gene encoding von Willebrand factor A domain-containing protein 7 isoform X4, which yields MMCAVSVLGVALLTVLSGHTVAFVPIGGGSPTHVSITGTALLQKVTETCRAVAEAAGHEFNPTGSSPEELVQACLGPTATGDVSGAKFHSALQEIYTQNGLVDRNFVTSAPHHFNSEAFLEGRGLIIEGLVAIKANIREENFQAARETLGRVLHTLQDFYSHSNWVELGYTEPYINLIRPDLPLENLAGISTATCSDCASGKCPNSILPNILKEKKLTSGYMGIFSAAKPKGKCSHGGAGDLTSTAEPRGGISKDERRADNVAFHNAAVNVATAASLQLLEDIRLAAGDNNFLRMMGIARSSVVCFVIDTTGSMSDDIEAARKAVYEIIDKKKGTQDEPSEYILVPFNDPDFGPMIRTTDADKMKREISLLRANGGGDTPEMCLSGLQVALTGAPDSSDIYVFTDAVAKDIYLKDTIMALISSTKSTVSFFLTSSGRRRRSLRASSFEDYKNLALASGGQAIEVSKSQLPQATDIILDTSTSALVTVLQRARNPGKQETFPFVLDESQKNITIYITAQSITFTLTNPAGVTQNHNEVSGKLGSINTVGNLWRIRLHADSMKGTWQINIISNQPYTLKVTGQSTITFIYDFVERFGGPHPGYAVLSGHPQAGQPAILMLSVIGRKGPSSVTLGDVSLVTVSGPETVRNSTITDMGNGDVLVTVDAVPEGEFVVSLKGTDKVSGSDFQRQSTTQMSVSKVNIKAVADKSMEPGKTFTLPFSVMTQGSGGQYSISARNDKNFPMSKPPSLTLITGQYANSSVTITPPAATASGNDVTVTLEAKSSSGADSNYIVLRFSVVTKITDFVPPLCEVVSVMADDCPRDVSQCDPFKWKLTATLSDGNGTGVESVSLRQGSGNLTTTLLSDPIIQANYTASCCSQIVEFVAVDTVGNVGKCYHSIVTDFVPPLCEVVSVMADDCPRDVSQCDPFKWKLTATLSDGNGTGVASVSLRQGSGNLTTTLLSDPIIQANYTASCCSQIVEFVAVDKFENVGKCYHSIVRSAGPPTLPASLPLCLCFLVSAFVLRF from the exons ATG ATGTGCGCGGTGTCGGTGCTGGGCGTCGCCCTGCTGACCGTCCTATCCGGACACACGGTCGCCTTCGTACCGATCGGCGGCGGGTCACCAACTCATGTCAGCATTACGGGAACGGCTCTCCTGCAGAAAGTGACGGAGACATGCCGGGCGGTGGCCGAGGCAGCCGGTCATGAGTTCAATCCCACG GGTTCGTCTCCTGAGGAGCTGGTCCAGGCATGTCTAGGTCCCACAGCAACGGGAGACGTGTCTGGTGCCAAGTTTCACTCTGCTCTCCAAGAGATCTACACCCAGAATGGACTGGTAGACCGCAACTTTGTCACCAG TGCTCCACACCACTTCAACTCAGAGGCCTTTCTAGAGGGACGTGGCCTGATCATCGAGGGCCTGGTGGCCATTAAGGCGAACATTCGCGAAGAGAACTTCCAAGCAGCCAGAGAAACACTGGGCCGTGTCCTTCATACACTTCAG GACTTCTACAGCCACAGTAACTGGGTGGAGCTGGGATATACCGAGCCATACATTAACCTCATACGCCCGGACCTTCCTCTGGAAAACCTGgcag GTATCAGCACTGCCACCTGCAGCGACTGTGCAAGTGGAAAGTGTCCCAATTCCATTCTGCCCAACAtcctaaaagaaaagaaactcacGTCAGGTTACATGGGAATCTTCTCAGCTGCCAAGCCCAAAG GTAAATGTAGCCATGGAGGTGCAGGTGACCTGACGAGCACAGCAGAACCTCGTGGAGGCATCAGCAAAGATGAGCGCCGCGCCGACAATGTGGCCTTCCACAACGCTGCAGTGAATGTAGCAACAGCCGCCagcctccagctgctggaggacatccGGTTAGCTGCAGGGGACAATAACTTCCTGAG AATGATGGGGATTGCTCGCTCATCTGtcgtttgttttgttattgacACCACTGGCAGTATGTCAGATGACATCGAGGCGGCCAGGAAGGCTGTTTACGAaataattgataaaaaaaaaggaacgcaGGACGAGCCATCAGAGTACATTCTGGTGCCATTCAATGACCCCG ATTTTGGACCTATGATCAGGACAACGGACGCTgataaaatgaaaagagaaatctCTCTGCTGAGAGCGAATGGAGGTGGTGATACCCCTGAGATGTGCCTGTCAGGACTTCAG GTGGCTCTCACCGGTGCTCCTGACTCCTCCGACATCTACGTTTTCACCGATGCTGTTGCCAAAGACATTTACCTCAAGGACACTATCATGGCTCTAATCAGTAGCACCAAATCAACG GTGTCATTCTTTCTAACCAGCTCCGGTAGGCGCCGTCGTTCCCTCCGTGCTAGTTCCTTTGAAGACTACAAGAACCTGGCTTTGGCCTCTGGAGGCCAGGCCATCGAGGTGTCTAAGAGTCAGCTGCCTCAGGCCACAGATATCATTCTTGACACCTCCACTTCAGCTCTG GTGACAGTTCTTCAGCGAGCAAGGAACCCTGGGAAGCAGGAGACATTTCCCTTTGTGTTGGATGAATCTCAGAAAAATATCACAATCTACATCACAGCACAATCAATTACTTTCACGCTGACCAACCCGGCAG GTGTGACCCAGAACCATAATGAGGTCAGCGGTAAACTGGGGTCCATAAACACTGTGGGCAACCTGTGGAGAATTCGTCTCCACGCTGACAGCATGAAAGGGACCTGGCAGATCAACATCATTTCCAACCAACCATACACACTTAAAGTCACAG GTCAAAGTACTATTACTTTTATCTATGACTTTGTGGAGCGCTTCGGGGGACCTCACCCAGGTTACGCAGTCCTCAGTGGTCATCCACAAGCAG GCCAGCCGGCCATTCTGATGCTCTCAGTGATTGGTAGGAAAGGTCCATCCTCAGTGACCTTAGGAGACGTTTCCCTAGTAACTGTATCTGGTCCTGAGACTGTTAGAAATAGCACAATCACTGACATGGGCAACGGGGACGTCCTGGTGACTGTCGACGCCGTCCCTGAGGGGGAGTTTGTGGTCAGCCTTAAAGGAACTGACAAAGTGTCAGGGAGCGATTTTCAGAGACAGTCTACCACCCAGATGTCCGTCTCCAAAGTGAATATCAAG GCTGTGGCAGACAAAAGTATGGAGCCAGGAAAAACCTTCACTCTCCCCTTCAGTGTCATGACCCAGGGATCTGGTGGTCAGTACTCCATCAGCGCCAGAAACGACAAGAACTTCCCCATGTCCAAGCCACCCAG TCTCACCTTGATAACTGGACAATATGCTAATTCCTCTGTAACCATCACACCACCTGCCGCAACAGCATCAGGCAATGATGTCACTGTGACTCTGGAAGCCAAGTCGTCCAGTGGTGCTGACTCCAACTACATCGTTTTGAGGTTCTCTGTTGTTACCAAA ATTACAGATTTTGTTCCGCCTTTGTGTGAGGTGGTCAGTGTGATGGCTGATGATTGCCCTCGCGACGTGTCTCAGTGTGACCCTTTCAAGTGGAAACTAACAGCCACCCTCTCAGACGGAAATGGCACCGGAGTAGAGAGCGTGTCCCTACGCCAGGGCAGTGGAAACCTCACAACCACCTTGCTGAGTGATCCCATCATTCAGGCCAACTACACAGCATCCTGCTGCTCACAGATTGTTGAGTTTGTAGCTGTAGATACAGTCGGAAATGTGGGCAAGTGCTATCACTCCATT GTTACAGATTTTGTTCCACCTTTGTGTGAGGTGGTCAGTGTGATGGCTGATGATTGCCCTCGCGATGTGTCTCAGTGTGACCCTTTCAAGTGGAAACTAACAGCCACCCTCTCAGACGGAAATGGCACCGGAGTAGCGAGCGTGTCCCTACGCCAGGGCAGTGGAAACCTCACAACCACCTTGCTGAGTGATCCCATCATTCAGGCCAACTACACAGCATCCTGCTGTTCACAGATTGTTGAGTTTGTAGCTGTAGATAAATTTGAAAATGTGGGCAAGTGCTATCACTCCATTGTACGCTCTGCAGGCCCTCCCACCTTACCTGCCTCGCTGCCactgtgtttgtgcttcctGGTGTCTGCCTTTGTTTTAAGGTTTTGA